In Nocardioides cavernae, a single genomic region encodes these proteins:
- a CDS encoding UDP-N-acetylmuramoyl-L-alanyl-D-glutamate--2,6-diaminopimelate ligase: protein MHEPESATRPQQSRSTPATELADWLSATTEVAAHGDLAVAVSGISLSTARVRPGDVYAALPGARVHGADFAAQAVAAGAVVVLTDAAGLDRLPPGTPALVVSEPRRVLGRLAARIYGDPAAGLRVIGVTGTQGKTTTTRVLEQGLTEAGVTSAVIGTVGTRIAGEDVKTQLTTPEAPDLHGLFAVMRERGVDTCAMEVSSHALVLGRVDGVVFDVATFLNLGRDHLDFHADLDDYFAAKAGLFTPERARVGLTNVDDEFGRRLLDVAGIPMSTYSSRGAGADWRAVDVDLTAGGASFTVLGPDVELRTEIHVPGEFNVSNALAAIASAALAGLDPRQVADGIARVGGVPGRLEQVSVGQDFTVVVDYAHKPDALEAVLATLRPLTDGQVVVVVGAGGDRDTVKRPVMGEIAARLADVVVVTDDNPRTEDPASIRAAVLAGARGPAEVVEVGDRRLAIREAVRRARPGDVVLIAGKGHETGQEVGDVVHPFDDRVVAAEEVRALAAGPDGADEPGSDA, encoded by the coding sequence GTGCACGAGCCTGAGAGTGCGACGCGTCCGCAGCAGTCCCGGTCGACCCCTGCGACCGAGCTCGCCGACTGGCTCTCGGCCACGACCGAGGTGGCCGCGCACGGTGACCTCGCCGTCGCCGTCTCCGGCATCTCGCTGAGCACCGCACGGGTGCGACCCGGCGACGTGTACGCCGCGCTCCCGGGCGCGCGCGTCCACGGCGCGGACTTCGCCGCGCAGGCCGTCGCGGCCGGTGCGGTCGTGGTGCTGACCGACGCCGCAGGCCTGGACCGGCTCCCGCCGGGGACGCCCGCCCTCGTGGTGTCCGAGCCGCGCCGCGTGCTCGGGCGCCTCGCCGCGCGGATCTACGGCGACCCCGCCGCCGGCCTGCGCGTCATCGGCGTCACCGGCACCCAGGGCAAGACCACCACCACCCGGGTGCTCGAGCAGGGGCTCACCGAGGCCGGCGTGACCTCGGCGGTCATCGGCACCGTCGGCACCCGGATCGCGGGGGAGGACGTCAAGACCCAGCTCACGACGCCGGAGGCGCCGGACCTGCACGGCCTCTTCGCGGTCATGCGCGAGCGCGGCGTCGACACCTGCGCCATGGAGGTCTCCAGCCACGCGCTCGTGCTCGGTCGGGTCGACGGCGTCGTCTTCGACGTCGCGACCTTCCTCAACCTCGGGCGCGACCACCTCGACTTCCACGCCGACCTCGACGACTACTTCGCCGCCAAGGCCGGTCTCTTCACCCCGGAGCGGGCTCGCGTCGGGCTGACCAACGTCGACGACGAGTTCGGCCGTCGCCTCCTCGACGTCGCCGGCATCCCGATGTCGACGTACTCCTCCCGCGGTGCCGGCGCCGACTGGCGGGCGGTCGACGTCGACCTGACGGCCGGGGGAGCGAGCTTCACGGTCCTCGGCCCCGACGTCGAGCTGCGCACGGAGATCCACGTGCCGGGCGAGTTCAACGTCTCCAACGCGCTGGCCGCCATCGCCTCGGCGGCGCTCGCCGGGCTCGACCCGCGACAGGTGGCCGACGGCATCGCCCGCGTCGGCGGCGTCCCGGGCCGGCTCGAGCAGGTCTCCGTCGGTCAGGACTTCACCGTGGTCGTCGACTACGCGCACAAGCCCGACGCCCTCGAGGCGGTGCTCGCCACCCTGCGGCCGCTGACCGACGGCCAGGTCGTCGTCGTGGTGGGCGCCGGCGGCGACCGCGACACCGTGAAGCGTCCGGTGATGGGAGAGATCGCCGCACGGCTCGCCGACGTCGTGGTGGTCACCGACGACAACCCTCGCACGGAGGACCCTGCGTCGATCCGCGCCGCAGTCCTGGCCGGCGCCCGCGGCCCCGCCGAGGTGGTCGAGGTGGGCGACCGCCGGCTCGCGATCCGTGAGGCCGTACGCCGTGCGCGTCCCGGCGACGTGGTGCTGAT